The DNA sequence TCGCCCACGACTCGCTCAAGATCGCGCGCATCGAGGGGTATCCGCAGCCCTTCCAGACGGGCGACATCGCGGCGATGCGCAGCGCCCACGTTCCGTTCGACCACGGCGACGAGCGCCGCATCGGCGACATGAGGGTCCGCTTCCACGACGCGGGCCACATCCCCGGCTCGACGATGTTCGAGGTCTCGGACGGCGACACGACGGTCCTCTTCACGGGCGACCTCAACCTCGTCGACACGAAGCTCTGCCGCCCCGCGAGGCCCGTGAAGTGCGACGTCCTCGTGATGGAGGCGACGTACGCGGGCCGCGAGCACACGCCGCGCCCCGTCGTCGAGGAGCAGTTCCTCGACGCCGTCGCGGGCGTCGTCGCGCAGGGCGGCCAGGTCGTCGTGCCCTCCTTCGCGGTGGGCCGCAGCCAGGAGATGCTCATGGTGCTCCTCGACCAGGGCTACGACGTGTGGCTCGACGGCATGGGGAAGCACGTGATCAAGATGATGCTCGACGAGTCGCGCTACGTGCGGGACCCGAAGGGCCTCGAGCGGGCCCTCGCCGCGACCAAGATCGTGCGCTCTCCCGCCGCGCGCGAGCGCGCCATGGAGGGCGACGTCATCGTCACGACCTCGGGCATGATGGAGGGCGGCCCCGTCCTCCAGTACGCCGAGAAGATCCGGAAGGACCCCCGAAGCGCGATCTTCTTCACGGGCTTCCAGGTCCCCGGGTCGGTCGGCCGCCGCGTGCTCGACGAGCGCGTCCTCGCGCCGCACGATCGCGCGCCCGCGAAGATCGAGTGCGAGATCCGCCGCTTCGACTTCAGCGGCCACGCGGCTCACTCGGAGCTCGTGCGCTTCACGCGCGAATGCGACCCCGAGCACGTGATCCTCTTCCACAGCGACAACCGGGAGCCCCTCAAGGAGGCCCTCCCGGAGCGCGAGGTCCACCTCCCCGTCACGGGCGAGGTCGTCGACCTCAGGTGATCGAGCGATCGGCCGCAACCGTTGAAGGCCCCCGCCGCGCGAGGGTCGGGACCATGGTCAACGTCGTCGGCAGGACGGTGGGCGCCGCGGGTCGCGTCCTCGGGGGGCTCCAGGCCTTCGCGCTCGGGCGCTCGCTCGGCCAGGAGATCGCCTCGGGCCGTCTCGCGGACGAGTGGCGCCGCGTGCGCGAGCACGAATCGGCGTGGGGCATCCTCGGCGCCGCGGGCGCGACCGCCCTCACGCTCGCGGCGTGGCGCAAGAAGCCCGAGATCGTGGCGCTTGCGGGCGCGGGCCTCCTCCTCGGGACCGGTCTCCTCGCGCACGCGTGGGCGCGCGTCGCGGGGGAGGCGCCCGCGGTCCTGCGCGCGATCCCCCGCGCGCGGGCCATGCCCGAGGTGGCGCGGCGGGAGAATTTCACGATGGGCTGACGCGGACCTTCACGGGCGTCACCGCGTTCTGCCCGTACCCGTAGCGGTTCCACGGCGGCTCCAGGGGCTGCGCCGCGCCGTCCGCATCGTACGCCCGCGCGAGGAGCGTTGCCTCGCCCGCGGGGGGCGCCTTCCACGTCCAACGGAATGCGCGCCAGGCGTAGGGCGAGGGGTGCGTGTCGAGGTCGGCGTGGTGCCACGACC is a window from the Candidatus Thermoplasmatota archaeon genome containing:
- a CDS encoding MBL fold metallo-hydrolase, encoding MKFQFLGGVNEVGRLGMLLDHGENRLLFDYGMAPSDPPKYPEPAPPVDAALLSHAHLDHSGMMPWVAGTHAAPIHMTRLTAEMSELLAHDSLKIARIEGYPQPFQTGDIAAMRSAHVPFDHGDERRIGDMRVRFHDAGHIPGSTMFEVSDGDTTVLFTGDLNLVDTKLCRPARPVKCDVLVMEATYAGREHTPRPVVEEQFLDAVAGVVAQGGQVVVPSFAVGRSQEMLMVLLDQGYDVWLDGMGKHVIKMMLDESRYVRDPKGLERALAATKIVRSPAARERAMEGDVIVTTSGMMEGGPVLQYAEKIRKDPRSAIFFTGFQVPGSVGRRVLDERVLAPHDRAPAKIECEIRRFDFSGHAAHSELVRFTRECDPEHVILFHSDNREPLKEALPEREVHLPVTGEVVDLR